In a single window of the Candidatus Hydrothermales bacterium genome:
- the panD gene encoding aspartate 1-decarboxylase yields MYLKILKTKLHGLVVTDTNLNYEGSITLPESILDEAGINEYEAIYVVNLSNGKRFETYAIKGKEGEVILNGGTARLGIRGDKIIVFSFIYLEPLKAKTFKPKIFIFDENNRIIKKL; encoded by the coding sequence ATGTACCTTAAAATACTAAAAACAAAATTGCACGGTCTTGTGGTGACTGATACTAATTTAAATTATGAAGGTTCTATTACATTACCTGAGAGTATTCTTGACGAAGCTGGAATAAATGAATATGAGGCAATTTATGTTGTTAATCTTTCAAATGGTAAAAGATTTGAGACCTATGCGATAAAGGGAAAAGAAGGAGAAGTTATTTTAAATGGGGGAACAGCTAGATTGGGTATAAGGGGAGATAAAATAATTGTCTTTTCATTTATTTACCTAGAACCTTTAAAGGCAAAAACGTTCAAACCTAAGATATTTATTTTTGACGAAAACAACAGAATAATAAAAAAATTATGA
- a CDS encoding ArsA family ATPase: MRIILFTGKGGVGKTTIAAATAVYASTLFKKVLIISVDPAHSLSDVLDKELSPEPLEVYSGLFAQEVDVYYSVEKFWGELKDYIKSLFKWKGIDDILAEELSVLPGMEEVSSFLWINKHIKENFFDAIILDAAPTGETLRFLSFPDVVKWWVDKILPIQRKVVKIVRPAVKAVSDFPLPEDETYDAAEKLFNDLFSLYEILQNREISSIRLVTNPEKMVLKETERAFTYLHLYGYPIDAVILNRVVSENNFLYEIQKNYLERIKISFEPLPLFYVPYYNKEIIGYDELLKLGKEIYGNEDPLKIFYKDNVFDLLNVDNKTILKLYFKNLKKEKVSLYQRGEDLVIRIGNQKRHFYLPRALINKKAKEAFINNNTLDIVFE, encoded by the coding sequence ATGAGGATCATACTTTTTACTGGAAAAGGGGGGGTTGGCAAAACTACTATAGCAGCAGCAACAGCGGTATATGCTTCAACTCTTTTTAAAAAAGTCCTTATTATTTCTGTAGATCCTGCTCATTCTCTTTCAGATGTCCTTGACAAAGAATTATCTCCTGAACCTCTTGAAGTTTACAGCGGCCTTTTTGCCCAAGAAGTAGATGTTTACTACTCTGTAGAAAAGTTCTGGGGAGAGCTTAAAGATTATATTAAATCCTTATTTAAGTGGAAAGGTATAGATGATATTTTAGCTGAAGAACTTTCTGTACTTCCAGGAATGGAAGAAGTTTCTTCATTTTTATGGATTAATAAGCATATAAAAGAGAATTTCTTTGATGCTATAATTTTAGACGCAGCTCCAACAGGTGAAACTTTAAGATTTCTCTCTTTTCCTGACGTAGTTAAATGGTGGGTTGACAAAATTTTACCGATTCAAAGAAAGGTTGTTAAGATCGTCAGGCCTGCGGTGAAGGCAGTTTCCGATTTTCCACTACCAGAAGATGAGACCTACGATGCAGCAGAAAAGCTCTTCAATGATCTTTTCTCTTTGTATGAGATACTTCAAAATAGAGAAATATCATCAATCCGTTTAGTTACAAATCCTGAGAAGATGGTTCTAAAAGAAACGGAGAGAGCATTTACTTATTTACACTTATATGGATATCCTATCGATGCTGTAATTTTAAATAGGGTTGTTAGTGAGAATAACTTTTTATATGAAATTCAGAAAAATTATTTAGAGAGAATAAAAATTAGCTTCGAGCCTCTTCCTTTGTTTTATGTTCCCTATTACAATAAAGAAATAATTGGATATGATGAACTATTAAAACTGGGTAAAGAAATTTATGGAAATGAAGATCCTCTTAAGATTTTCTACAAAGATAACGTTTTTGACCTTTTAAATGTTGATAATAAAACTATTTTGAAACTTTATTTTAAGAATTTGAAAAAAGAAAAAGTTTCTCTCTATCAAAGGGGAGAGGATCTTGTAATAAGAATAGGAAATCAAAAAAGACACTTTTATTTACCAAGAGCTTTAATTAACAAAAAAGCTAAAGAGGCATTTATAAATAACAATACTCTTGATATTGTTTTTGAGTAA
- a CDS encoding NTP transferase domain-containing protein codes for MIYPVILAGGKSVRFNSEKSKVLHDLLGKPVIFYILDALRELNFEKIFVISGKNHEELIKSLPPYVAVMEQKVPLGTGDAVRVALEHIESGEIFILPGDAPLLRAQTLKKLLEKHTKERNACTFLTATLKDPTGYGRVIRKNGKPVRIVEEIDATEKEKEIKEVNAGVYIFKAEILKEIILDIKPDNKKGEYYITDCIEILSLKKEKIDTLTLNDPEEMLGINTREDYEKVFKILKERIIKKWMENGVTITEKESIYIESEVEIGKDTIIYPMVYLMGKTKIGKKAKIGPFVTIKDSIIKDEEEIMGPCIIKGDS; via the coding sequence ATGATTTATCCAGTAATTCTAGCCGGTGGAAAAAGCGTTAGATTTAACTCAGAAAAATCCAAGGTTTTACATGACCTATTAGGTAAACCTGTTATATTTTATATTTTAGATGCTCTAAGGGAATTAAACTTTGAAAAAATATTTGTAATATCAGGGAAAAATCACGAGGAGCTAATTAAAAGTCTTCCGCCTTATGTAGCTGTTATGGAGCAAAAGGTTCCTCTTGGAACAGGTGATGCTGTAAGAGTTGCCCTTGAACACATAGAATCTGGTGAAATTTTTATTTTACCAGGTGATGCTCCACTTTTAAGAGCACAAACCTTAAAAAAACTTTTAGAAAAACACACAAAAGAGAGAAATGCCTGTACGTTTTTGACAGCAACACTAAAGGATCCTACTGGATATGGAAGAGTAATAAGAAAAAATGGAAAACCAGTCAGAATAGTTGAAGAAATTGATGCAACAGAAAAAGAAAAAGAAATAAAGGAGGTAAATGCTGGTGTTTACATCTTCAAAGCCGAAATTTTGAAAGAAATTATACTTGATATAAAACCTGACAATAAAAAAGGGGAGTACTATATAACTGACTGTATAGAAATATTAAGCTTAAAAAAGGAGAAAATAGACACTTTAACTCTTAATGATCCCGAGGAAATGCTTGGGATTAATACAAGAGAAGATTATGAAAAGGTTTTTAAAATTTTAAAAGAAAGAATTATAAAAAAATGGATGGAAAATGGAGTAACAATAACGGAGAAAGAGAGTATCTATATAGAAAGTGAAGTAGAAATAGGAAAGGATACAATTATTTATCCTATGGTTTATTTAATGGGGAAGACTAAAATAGGGAAAAAGGCTAAGATTGGACCTTTCGTAACTATTAAAGATTCTATAATAAAAGATGAGGAAGAAATCATGGGCCCTTGTATTATTAAGGGGGACTCTTAA
- a CDS encoding thioesterase family protein, which produces MFEHKIHVRYAETDQMGVVYYANFFVYFEAARTSFMRENGYPYSKLEKEGFFLPVVEAYCEYKSPAHYDEELTVRLFVKELKNTSFKIQYDIYREDKLIATGYTRHVLTDKNLKPVRIPNKIREIFEKHLIK; this is translated from the coding sequence ATGTTTGAACACAAAATACATGTGCGATATGCTGAAACTGATCAAATGGGAGTTGTCTATTATGCAAACTTTTTTGTTTACTTTGAGGCTGCAAGAACAAGTTTTATGAGAGAAAATGGCTATCCTTACAGTAAACTTGAAAAAGAAGGATTTTTTTTACCTGTTGTTGAAGCCTACTGCGAGTACAAATCACCCGCTCATTACGACGAGGAGCTCACCGTTAGACTCTTTGTAAAGGAATTAAAAAATACATCTTTTAAAATCCAATACGATATTTATAGAGAAGACAAATTGATTGCAACTGGCTACACAAGACATGTTCTTACTGATAAAAACTTAAAACCCGTTAGAATACCAAACAAAATAAGAGAAATCTTTGAGAAACACTTAATTAAATGA
- the gcvPA gene encoding aminomethyl-transferring glycine dehydrogenase subunit GcvPA: MPFIPDEERALKKIKEALNIKSLDDLLWIIPDELKIKDEIPLPYALSELEVEKYINSLALQNSVLKVFGGAGAYDHYVPPVVRFVIRNPSFLTAYTPYQAEVSQGTLQAMYEFQTAICELTRMDVANSSMYDGASAFAEAVLMAERINKKKKVLIADNINPFYKEVLKTYTSFSLKIETVRYLEEKGEIDLEDLEKKIDEDTSCFAFQHPNFFGVLEEPFEIRRITKKKNLILISIFDPISISVISPPGEYDADIAVCEGQPLGIPLSFGGPYAGIFTAKKEYIRMMPGRIAGKTVDAEGKEGYVMVLQTREQHIRREKATSNICTNQMLCALAILVYILYMGEKGLKEVAVKTFNNTNKIKKALIEKGYSLPFKGKIFREFVVELRENANSFVEKAVKEKGIMPGIPLSIFGFKENYLLTGATEKHSESEINEMISLF, encoded by the coding sequence ATGCCCTTTATACCTGACGAAGAAAGAGCTCTTAAAAAAATTAAAGAGGCTCTCAATATAAAAAGCCTGGATGATCTTTTGTGGATTATTCCAGATGAATTAAAGATTAAAGATGAAATTCCGCTACCTTACGCGCTTAGTGAACTAGAGGTCGAAAAGTATATAAATTCACTTGCTTTACAAAATAGTGTTCTTAAAGTTTTTGGTGGTGCAGGAGCTTACGATCACTATGTTCCTCCAGTTGTTAGGTTTGTAATCAGAAATCCTTCCTTTTTAACAGCCTATACTCCTTATCAAGCAGAGGTTTCCCAAGGAACACTTCAAGCTATGTATGAATTTCAAACTGCCATATGTGAGCTAACACGTATGGATGTAGCAAACTCCTCAATGTATGACGGTGCTTCAGCTTTCGCTGAGGCCGTACTAATGGCTGAAAGAATTAACAAAAAGAAAAAAGTCTTAATAGCTGATAACATAAACCCCTTCTATAAGGAAGTTCTAAAAACTTATACCTCGTTTTCTTTAAAAATAGAGACCGTGAGATATTTAGAAGAAAAGGGAGAAATAGATCTTGAAGATTTAGAAAAGAAAATAGATGAGGATACATCTTGCTTTGCCTTTCAACATCCTAACTTTTTTGGTGTGCTTGAGGAACCCTTTGAAATTAGAAGAATAACAAAGAAAAAAAATTTAATTTTAATTTCAATTTTTGACCCAATTTCAATATCAGTTATTTCACCTCCGGGTGAGTATGATGCCGATATTGCCGTTTGTGAGGGTCAACCTTTAGGAATTCCTCTATCCTTTGGCGGTCCATATGCCGGAATATTTACGGCAAAAAAAGAGTATATAAGGATGATGCCAGGAAGAATAGCAGGGAAAACAGTTGACGCTGAGGGAAAAGAAGGCTATGTAATGGTGCTTCAAACTAGAGAACAGCATATAAGGAGAGAAAAAGCCACAAGCAACATATGTACTAACCAGATGCTATGCGCACTTGCAATTCTTGTTTATATACTCTATATGGGGGAGAAGGGGCTAAAAGAAGTGGCTGTTAAAACTTTTAATAATACAAATAAGATTAAAAAGGCACTTATAGAAAAGGGGTACAGTTTACCGTTTAAAGGTAAGATCTTTAGAGAGTTTGTGGTAGAGTTAAGGGAAAATGCAAATAGTTTCGTTGAGAAAGCGGTTAAAGAGAAAGGGATAATGCCCGGAATACCACTAAGCATCTTTGGATTTAAAGAGAATTATCTTTTGACAGGAGCCACAGAAAAGCATAGTGAAAGTGAAATAAACGAAATGATATCTCTATTTTAA
- a CDS encoding glycosyltransferase N-terminal domain-containing protein: MIDILYKSLSFLTYPIAQKRLIDSDLEKDSIWFHAASLGEVTSIKPLLDYFDKKGVPFYVTTMTESGKKRADEYFKGRVFLFPYDNPLLIKKLVDRTRLLVLAESEFWPNTIFEVKKNKKNLILVNGRISEKSFLRWKLLKGYFARILSCFDKFFVISFREKKFLRRFNVDGSKIFVSGNLKILFENKDVSLLFEKPFDFTITFASVRTGEFSGIVDVIEKIMKMNEKIGFIIAVRHLESLILLENILKLKKIKYVKFSEERENFKYRARVLILDTLGDLIRVFPISDVAVVCGTFAPYGGHNLLEPAQFGVPVFFGPYTFNVKGMEEILIKEGGGIKCKDFNDLFTIFKDMIDSRDELIKVGKNSKNAYEKARKISENGFRKIVEYIEKNL; encoded by the coding sequence ATGATAGATATTTTATATAAATCACTTTCTTTTTTAACCTATCCAATAGCACAAAAAAGATTAATAGATTCTGATTTAGAGAAAGATTCAATATGGTTTCATGCAGCTTCATTAGGAGAGGTTACTTCAATAAAACCTTTACTTGATTATTTTGATAAAAAGGGTGTTCCTTTTTATGTAACGACTATGACAGAGTCAGGGAAAAAGAGGGCAGATGAATATTTTAAGGGAAGGGTCTTTCTTTTTCCCTATGATAATCCCTTACTAATTAAAAAATTAGTAGATAGAACAAGACTTTTAGTTTTGGCAGAGAGTGAGTTTTGGCCAAACACAATATTTGAAGTAAAGAAAAATAAGAAAAATTTAATTCTTGTAAATGGTAGAATTTCTGAAAAATCGTTTTTAAGATGGAAACTATTAAAAGGTTATTTTGCCAGAATTTTAAGTTGTTTTGATAAGTTTTTCGTAATTAGTTTTAGGGAGAAAAAGTTCCTTAGGCGCTTTAATGTAGATGGTAGCAAAATTTTTGTTTCTGGAAACTTAAAGATTTTATTTGAAAATAAAGATGTATCTCTTCTTTTTGAAAAACCTTTTGATTTTACTATTACTTTTGCAAGTGTAAGAACAGGCGAGTTTAGCGGTATCGTAGATGTCATTGAAAAAATAATGAAAATGAATGAAAAGATAGGTTTTATAATTGCAGTAAGACACTTAGAATCCCTAATTTTATTAGAAAATATTTTAAAGTTAAAAAAAATAAAGTATGTTAAATTTTCTGAGGAAAGGGAAAATTTTAAATATAGGGCTAGGGTTTTGATCCTTGATACGTTAGGTGATCTTATTAGAGTTTTTCCGATAAGTGATGTTGCGGTTGTGTGTGGAACATTTGCTCCTTACGGAGGACACAACCTCCTTGAGCCTGCTCAATTTGGTGTCCCTGTTTTCTTTGGACCCTACACTTTTAACGTAAAGGGTATGGAAGAGATCTTGATAAAAGAGGGCGGAGGCATAAAATGTAAGGATTTTAATGACCTTTTTACTATTTTTAAAGATATGATTGATAGTAGAGACGAGTTAATAAAGGTTGGCAAAAATTCTAAAAATGCTTATGAAAAGGCAAGAAAAATATCGGAGAACGGTTTTAGGAAGATTGTGGAATATATAGAAAAAAATTTATAG
- the mnmA gene encoding tRNA 2-thiouridine(34) synthase MnmA, with protein MKVLVAISGGIDSSTALFLLKNSGAYVEGVTLFLWSKKSHKRTCCSLEAVQRARKICYRYGVKHHVLNLEEEFEKIIVEENFTNGYAKGITPNPCVFCNRFFKFGFLYEEMEKRNFDFLATGHYARIEKENGKYFIKKAKDIEKDQSYFLAMISPNVLKKLLFPLGEITKKEVLKVAQEENLFDFYEESQDLCFVNESISEFLKERLGERKGSIYFKDKKIGTHNGFYNFTIGQRKGLNVSIGERLYVSEIDPINNIVKVDFRRELMKKNIFVTQLNLFDKIRGEKKLMVKVRNLHKESPARVKFYEDYAEIIFDVEQFAPTPGQIAAFYEDEILLGGGVISDKR; from the coding sequence TTGAAAGTTCTTGTTGCAATTTCCGGTGGCATTGACTCAAGTACTGCTCTTTTTTTACTAAAAAACTCTGGAGCCTACGTTGAGGGAGTTACGCTTTTTTTATGGAGTAAAAAAAGCCATAAAAGAACTTGTTGTTCACTTGAGGCAGTTCAAAGAGCAAGAAAAATATGCTATAGATATGGTGTTAAGCATCATGTTTTAAATCTAGAGGAAGAATTTGAAAAAATTATCGTTGAGGAGAACTTTACTAATGGATATGCAAAGGGAATAACTCCTAATCCCTGTGTTTTTTGCAACAGATTCTTTAAATTTGGTTTTTTGTATGAAGAGATGGAGAAAAGAAATTTTGATTTTTTAGCAACTGGGCATTATGCGAGAATAGAAAAGGAAAATGGCAAATACTTTATAAAAAAAGCGAAAGATATAGAAAAGGATCAAAGCTACTTTTTAGCAATGATCTCTCCAAACGTTTTGAAAAAACTGCTTTTTCCTTTAGGAGAAATTACAAAAAAAGAGGTTCTGAAAGTTGCACAGGAGGAAAATCTGTTTGACTTTTACGAAGAGTCCCAAGATCTCTGTTTTGTAAATGAAAGTATAAGTGAATTCTTGAAAGAAAGACTCGGAGAAAGAAAAGGTAGTATTTACTTTAAAGATAAAAAAATTGGTACACATAATGGTTTTTATAATTTCACTATAGGACAGAGAAAGGGATTAAACGTTTCAATTGGCGAAAGGCTCTATGTTTCAGAAATAGATCCGATAAATAACATTGTAAAAGTAGATTTTAGAAGGGAGTTAATGAAGAAGAATATCTTTGTGACACAACTTAATCTTTTTGATAAAATAAGGGGTGAAAAAAAGCTAATGGTAAAGGTTAGGAATTTACATAAGGAAAGTCCGGCAAGGGTCAAGTTTTATGAGGATTACGCTGAGATAATTTTTGATGTAGAGCAATTTGCTCCAACTCCAGGTCAGATTGCTGCTTTTTATGAAGATGAGATCCTTTTGGGTGGAGGAGTGATTAGTGACAAAAGATAG
- the cmk gene encoding (d)CMP kinase, which translates to MRKIVIAIDGTAGSGKTTICQKLAYLLGYTPVLTGKLYRGIGAYIKRNNLKKEEIKDKIKNLKIEYKYERVPNIYVNGIDLTEDIEDPVVERIASEIAEYKEVRDYLYHVQREFVEKKGVVIEGRDIGTVIAPDADLKIYMDADIIVRAKRRYMDFKKRNKEISFEEVLLDLERRDIRDKSRKNSPLRIPDGAYFIDTTNKTEEEVLSLCLALSYEKIFKKREKFRWKFAYYFSYPIIKWFFGMKIIGRKYLFRSGPFIVTPNHVTFWDPPFIGFAVKRESFFLAKIDLFVANRLFKWLIETFNAIPLRRGAGAKSAYEKAKDLLKRGEVVIIFPEGTRSKSGELLPFKKGAFQLACDLRVPVIPAYIKNIREGPLSWIFKRNLKIIFGSPLLPLDNSKEYVEEFTKKVESEVKILSRV; encoded by the coding sequence ATGAGGAAAATAGTGATAGCAATAGATGGAACCGCGGGAAGTGGAAAGACTACCATCTGTCAGAAACTTGCCTACCTTCTCGGATACACTCCAGTTTTAACAGGAAAACTTTATAGAGGTATCGGTGCTTATATAAAAAGGAATAATTTAAAAAAAGAGGAAATAAAAGATAAAATTAAAAATCTTAAAATTGAATACAAGTACGAAAGAGTTCCCAATATTTATGTAAATGGAATAGATTTAACAGAGGATATCGAGGACCCAGTAGTAGAGCGTATAGCCTCAGAGATTGCAGAATATAAAGAAGTAAGAGATTACCTTTATCATGTCCAAAGAGAGTTTGTTGAAAAGAAAGGGGTTGTGATAGAAGGAAGAGATATCGGGACAGTTATTGCTCCGGACGCGGACTTAAAAATTTATATGGATGCCGATATTATTGTAAGAGCAAAGAGAAGATATATGGACTTTAAAAAGAGAAATAAGGAAATAAGCTTTGAAGAGGTTCTTTTAGACTTAGAAAGAAGAGACATAAGGGATAAAAGTAGGAAAAATTCACCACTTAGGATACCGGATGGTGCCTATTTTATCGATACCACTAATAAAACAGAGGAAGAAGTATTATCTTTATGTTTAGCGCTTTCTTATGAAAAAATTTTTAAGAAAAGAGAAAAGTTTAGATGGAAATTTGCCTATTATTTTTCCTATCCGATTATAAAGTGGTTTTTCGGAATGAAGATAATTGGTAGAAAATACCTATTTAGAAGTGGTCCCTTTATTGTAACCCCGAATCATGTTACTTTTTGGGATCCTCCTTTCATTGGTTTTGCAGTTAAAAGGGAAAGTTTCTTTTTAGCAAAAATTGATCTTTTTGTTGCAAATAGGCTATTTAAATGGCTTATAGAAACGTTTAATGCCATTCCTTTAAGAAGGGGAGCTGGTGCTAAGAGTGCCTATGAGAAAGCAAAAGATTTACTTAAAAGGGGTGAAGTTGTTATTATTTTTCCTGAGGGAACAAGAAGTAAAAGTGGAGAACTTTTACCCTTTAAAAAAGGTGCCTTTCAACTTGCCTGTGACCTGAGAGTCCCAGTTATTCCTGCTTACATAAAGAACATAAGGGAGGGTCCCCTCAGTTGGATTTTTAAAAGAAATTTAAAGATAATTTTTGGTAGCCCCTTATTGCCACTTGATAATAGTAAAGAATACGTAGAGGAATTTACCAAAAAGGTAGAAAGTGAGGTAAAAATTCTTTCTCGAGTTTGA
- the gcvH gene encoding glycine cleavage system protein GcvH: protein MHIPENLKYTREHEWVKIEGDVAIIGITDFAQSELSDIVHVELPTVGQEVTQFEPCGTIEAVKTVADLYSPLSGEVIEVNEELETEPGLINNDPYGQGWLFKLRLKDPEEIKNLLSAEDYRKHIGEA, encoded by the coding sequence ATGCATATTCCGGAGAATTTGAAATATACAAGGGAGCATGAGTGGGTAAAAATAGAGGGGGATGTAGCAATAATTGGAATAACAGATTTTGCGCAAAGTGAACTTTCAGATATTGTGCATGTTGAACTACCAACAGTTGGTCAAGAAGTTACACAGTTTGAACCCTGCGGAACAATTGAGGCAGTTAAAACAGTAGCTGATTTATATTCTCCATTAAGCGGAGAAGTTATAGAAGTAAATGAGGAACTTGAAACTGAACCTGGGTTAATTAATAATGATCCTTATGGGCAAGGATGGTTATTTAAATTAAGATTAAAAGATCCCGAAGAAATTAAAAATCTTTTATCTGCAGAGGATTACAGAAAACACATAGGGGAAGCATAA
- the guaA gene encoding glutamine-hydrolyzing GMP synthase, producing the protein MTKDRVVIIDFGSQYTMLIARRIRELNVFSEIVSPFEKNLIEILSSSYTKGIILSGGPMSVYDKDAPLLDKEIFNLGKPILGICYGLQLIAHLFGGKVTSSEKREYGFALFKVNENSELFDGMEKEFRVWMSHGDYVKSLPPNFKATGETEFSPYASIENKDLKIYGVQFHPEVYHTKNGKKIIKNFLFKILKVRKNWKMSNFIKEKIEEIRENVKNEFCFLALSGGVDSSTLAFLLKEALGDRFYPIFVETGLLKENEKERIRRLFSNFRNLNIVEAKDEFLNALKGVTDPEEKRRIIGKVFFDIFEKKARELSKREKGKVGFLAQGTLYPDLIESKSYKGPSSKIKTHHNVGGVPEDHPFFLLEPFKELFKDEVRKIGKKLGVPEEILERHPFPGPGMAIRIIGEVDEEKLEIIKKADLIVEEEIRRFSLYKKLWQVFPVLLPVKSVGVMGDKRTYERVIALRAVKSVDGMTADWARIPYFVLDRIARRIVGEVRGVNRVVYDITSKPPSTIEWE; encoded by the coding sequence GTGACAAAAGATAGGGTAGTTATTATAGATTTTGGTTCACAGTATACAATGCTTATAGCAAGAAGAATAAGAGAACTAAATGTGTTTTCAGAAATAGTTTCTCCCTTTGAAAAAAATCTAATAGAAATTTTATCTTCATCTTATACCAAGGGAATAATATTATCAGGTGGACCAATGAGTGTTTATGATAAAGATGCCCCCCTTTTAGATAAAGAAATTTTTAATTTGGGAAAACCGATTTTAGGAATCTGTTACGGTTTGCAGCTTATTGCACATCTATTTGGGGGTAAAGTTACAAGTTCTGAAAAAAGAGAATATGGCTTTGCCCTTTTTAAAGTAAATGAAAACTCTGAACTTTTTGATGGAATGGAAAAGGAGTTTAGAGTTTGGATGAGTCATGGAGACTATGTTAAGAGTTTACCCCCTAATTTTAAAGCTACAGGCGAGACTGAGTTTTCACCCTATGCATCTATCGAGAATAAAGATTTAAAAATTTATGGTGTTCAATTTCATCCAGAGGTTTATCATACAAAAAACGGAAAAAAAATTATAAAGAACTTTCTTTTTAAAATTTTAAAAGTTAGAAAGAATTGGAAGATGAGTAATTTTATTAAAGAGAAAATTGAGGAAATAAGAGAAAATGTGAAGAATGAGTTTTGTTTTCTTGCATTATCAGGGGGAGTCGATTCATCTACTCTTGCCTTTTTATTAAAAGAAGCACTTGGTGATAGATTTTACCCTATATTTGTTGAAACTGGCTTACTAAAAGAAAATGAAAAGGAAAGGATAAGAAGACTTTTTAGTAATTTTAGAAATTTAAACATTGTCGAGGCTAAAGATGAGTTTCTTAACGCTTTAAAAGGGGTAACCGATCCCGAAGAAAAAAGAAGAATTATAGGAAAAGTTTTTTTTGATATCTTTGAAAAAAAGGCAAGAGAATTAAGTAAAAGGGAGAAAGGAAAAGTTGGTTTTTTAGCTCAGGGGACTTTATACCCCGATTTAATAGAGTCAAAGAGTTACAAGGGACCTTCAAGTAAAATAAAAACTCACCATAATGTAGGAGGTGTTCCAGAAGATCATCCCTTTTTTTTGCTTGAACCATTTAAAGAACTCTTTAAGGATGAGGTAAGAAAAATAGGTAAAAAATTAGGGGTACCTGAGGAAATTTTAGAAAGGCATCCTTTTCCTGGCCCTGGAATGGCAATTAGAATTATTGGGGAGGTAGATGAAGAAAAGCTTGAAATAATAAAAAAAGCCGATTTAATAGTTGAAGAGGAGATTAGGCGTTTCTCACTTTATAAAAAGTTATGGCAAGTTTTTCCTGTTCTTTTACCTGTTAAATCGGTTGGTGTTATGGGAGATAAAAGAACTTATGAGAGAGTCATCGCCTTGAGAGCTGTTAAAAGTGTAGATGGAATGACTGCTGATTGGGCAAGAATTCCTTATTTTGTTTTAGATAGGATTGCAAGAAGGATTGTTGGTGAAGTAAGGGGTGTAAATAGGGTTGTTTACGATATTACATCAAAACCACCCTCTACGATAGAGTGGGAATGA
- a CDS encoding metallophosphoesterase encodes MKIGVISDTHDNLEAIKKTFKIINERKIEFVFHLGDIIAPFTLKAIRELYKGKLVSIFGNNDGEKQGLYLTAKDLKFEIFEPPLVYELEGTKFMLYHNYPENYFAEIKGIDFLLFGHWHKVIHVRKENTIFLNPGEVCGYLSGEKTFAIIDLKSKEIEIVDIER; translated from the coding sequence ATGAAAATAGGAGTTATAAGCGATACTCATGATAATTTAGAAGCTATAAAGAAAACATTTAAAATTATAAATGAAAGAAAAATAGAATTTGTTTTTCATTTAGGTGATATAATTGCACCGTTTACCCTTAAGGCTATAAGGGAGCTATATAAGGGAAAATTAGTTTCTATCTTTGGAAACAATGATGGAGAGAAACAGGGACTATATTTGACAGCAAAAGACTTAAAATTTGAAATATTTGAACCACCCTTGGTGTACGAATTAGAGGGAACAAAGTTTATGCTTTACCATAATTATCCTGAAAATTATTTTGCCGAAATAAAGGGTATAGACTTTCTTCTATTCGGCCACTGGCATAAGGTTATACATGTAAGAAAAGAAAATACCATTTTTTTAAATCCAGGAGAAGTGTGTGGATATTTGAGTGGTGAAAAAACATTCGCCATTATCGATCTAAAATCGAAGGAAATAGAGATAGTTGATATTGAGAGATAA